The following are from one region of the Francisella opportunistica genome:
- a CDS encoding lysophospholipid acyltransferase family protein translates to MKKILQLLLIARMQIFKIYAYIVLLLCCILMNIVGVLGASLKVRLFVCWIWSCLYRLGVLILLQIYVKIDGKENIPHYPCIYVSKHQSMLETFVFYGLVRNCCFVMKQELLEKPIFGKTNTFAEAIGVDRSKGLSAIKKVLEDGKDRVINKNLSIIIFPEGTRVPVGEYPKFHRSAMKLATVTNIPIIPVAHNFGVYFGRKQGDFVKPGIARMSFEKPIDPKNHSVAELTAMCYDIINDKTKSFGG, encoded by the coding sequence ATGAAAAAGATACTTCAACTACTATTAATAGCAAGAATGCAAATTTTTAAAATATATGCGTATATTGTGCTACTGTTATGCTGTATTCTAATGAATATAGTTGGAGTTTTAGGTGCATCTTTAAAGGTCAGGCTATTTGTCTGTTGGATATGGTCTTGCTTATACCGTTTAGGCGTACTTATTCTGCTACAAATATATGTAAAAATAGACGGAAAAGAAAATATTCCTCACTATCCGTGTATCTATGTTTCTAAGCATCAATCAATGCTTGAGACTTTTGTTTTTTATGGTCTAGTACGCAACTGCTGTTTTGTTATGAAACAAGAACTTCTTGAGAAACCCATCTTCGGTAAGACTAATACCTTTGCCGAAGCAATAGGAGTAGATAGATCTAAGGGTCTTTCAGCAATTAAGAAAGTACTTGAAGACGGTAAAGATAGGGTGATAAATAAAAATCTTAGTATCATAATATTTCCTGAGGGAACTCGAGTTCCTGTAGGTGAATACCCAAAATTTCATCGTTCAGCAATGAAACTAGCAACGGTTACAAATATACCAATTATACCTGTGGCACATAATTTTGGTGTTTATTTTGGACGTAAACAAGGAGATTTTGTTAAACCTGGTATTGCTAGAATGTCTTTTGAAAAGCCTATAGATCCTAAAAACCATTCTGTCGCTGAATTAACAGCTATGTGTTATGACATAATTAATGATAAAACAAAATCTTTTGGTGGTTAA
- a CDS encoding endonuclease/exonuclease/phosphatase family protein, translating to MFEVNSKDNHSKKFCLMSWNSYKIDHKDSKAFSAFIRHVYLNYNIDIFCLQEAVHHHDSKFPIDKFDVNFASNIILRSHNYGVATVSHYPVIKNVKILTTYRESVINTHKASLITHLNINNTKVIIVNIHAINFKSNKVYEYEFEKIKEFIAPEKYKHPIIIAGDFNTWNRKRVKLIKDFCREFSFRVAFIDEPQLVKSFQNNHLDFVLYRGLNLERAAVLDCKKISDHNPIIAEFCVK from the coding sequence ATGTTTGAAGTAAATTCAAAAGATAATCATTCTAAAAAATTCTGTTTGATGAGTTGGAACTCCTATAAGATAGATCATAAAGATTCTAAGGCTTTTAGTGCATTTATCAGACATGTGTATTTAAACTATAATATTGATATTTTTTGCTTGCAAGAAGCTGTTCATCATCATGATAGTAAGTTTCCTATAGACAAATTTGATGTAAATTTTGCTTCAAATATTATATTACGTTCACATAACTATGGTGTAGCGACTGTTAGTCATTATCCAGTGATAAAAAATGTCAAAATACTGACAACTTATCGTGAGTCAGTTATAAATACACATAAAGCTTCTTTGATAACACATTTAAATATCAACAATACTAAAGTAATCATCGTAAATATCCATGCGATAAACTTTAAAAGCAACAAAGTTTATGAGTATGAGTTTGAAAAGATAAAAGAATTTATAGCACCAGAGAAATACAAACATCCAATTATAATTGCTGGAGATTTTAATACTTGGAATAGAAAACGAGTCAAGCTAATAAAAGATTTTTGTCGTGAATTTAGTTTTAGAGTGGCGTTTATAGATGAACCTCAGTTAGTTAAATCTTTCCAGAATAATCACTTAGACTTTGTTTTGTATCGAGGCCTAAATCTTGAAAGAGCTGCGGTGTTAGATTGTAAAAAAATATCTGACCATAATCCAATTATTGCTGAGTTTTGTGTTAAATAG
- a CDS encoding lysophospholipid acyltransferase family protein, translating to MKSFLKKIWNILMWARMTAFQLYSFAVIGGCSILINIFAFFKLPLSWRMAVCYVWTYLYWIGMLVFLQVFIRITGRVNIDKDYPCIYVSKHQSMLETFMFYGLLGKCHFIMKQELFDAPIFGPAMKNLGSIAIDRDKPRESLKKVVSDGKQSLADGINVVIFPEGTRVNVGEYPEFQRSAMKLAADANVYIIPVAHNFGRFFPRRWGQVIKPGIARMDFGKRIDPRDFDSKTLTSYCHKVITKKTKEFNG from the coding sequence ATGAAATCTTTTCTTAAAAAGATTTGGAATATTTTAATGTGGGCAAGGATGACGGCTTTTCAGCTTTACTCTTTTGCAGTAATTGGTGGCTGTAGTATCCTTATAAATATTTTTGCATTTTTTAAATTACCTTTATCATGGAGAATGGCTGTTTGCTATGTATGGACTTACCTTTATTGGATAGGTATGTTAGTCTTTCTACAAGTCTTCATCCGTATAACAGGTCGTGTAAATATAGATAAAGATTATCCGTGTATCTATGTTTCTAAGCATCAATCAATGCTTGAGACTTTTATGTTTTATGGTTTGCTTGGCAAATGTCATTTTATCATGAAGCAAGAGCTTTTTGATGCTCCAATTTTTGGCCCTGCTATGAAAAACTTAGGTAGTATTGCCATAGATAGAGATAAACCAAGGGAATCATTGAAAAAAGTTGTCAGTGATGGCAAACAGAGTTTGGCTGATGGAATAAACGTTGTTATTTTCCCTGAAGGAACACGAGTTAATGTTGGTGAATACCCAGAATTTCAGCGTTCAGCAATGAAGCTAGCAGCAGATGCTAATGTATATATTATTCCTGTTGCACATAATTTTGGTAGATTTTTTCCAAGAAGGTGGGGGCAAGTTATCAAGCCTGGTATAGCTAGGATGGATTTTGGTAAGAGAATAGATCCTAGAGATTTTGACTCCAAAACTCTAACAAGCTATTGTCATAAAGTCATAACTAAGAAAACTAAAGAGTTTAATGGTTAA